A genomic stretch from Gopherus flavomarginatus isolate rGopFla2 chromosome 3, rGopFla2.mat.asm, whole genome shotgun sequence includes:
- the RPP25L gene encoding ribonuclease P protein subunit p25-like protein gives MENYKKSKIVEKPSPLPFTNLPSDIIEMKVKDGSKIRNLMGYAIGKMESDSVRQILFTGSGKAISKTITCVEIMKRRLTGLHQITKVLFKQTEEIWEPIVPEAGLDALTVKRNIPAICILLSKDALDSQEPGYQAPGSFDAFWIETLKAESQGQIKRKQGGGRGAGRTGKHPRSVGGRGESYKKP, from the coding sequence ATGGAGAATTATAAGAAATCCAAGATTGTGGAGAAGCCCTCTCCCCTTCCATTCACCAACCTGCCTTCAGATATTATCGAGATGAAAGTGAAGGATGGCAGCAAAATCAGAAATCTTATGGGTTATGCCATCGGCAAGATGGAGTCGGACTCAGTTAGGCAGATTCTTTTCACTGGCTCTGGCAAAGCCATCAGCAAGACTATCACTTGTGTGGAAATCATGAAGCGGCGACTCACAGGTCTCCACCAAATCACCAAAGTGCTCTTCAAACAGACTGAAGAGATCTGGGAGCCCATTGTCCCTGAGGCTGGTCTAGATGCCTTGACAGTGAAGAGAAATATTCCTGCCATATGTATCTTGCTGAGCAAAGATGCGCTAGATTCCCAAGAGCCTGGGTATCAGGCCCCAGGCTCTTTTGATGCCTTCTGGATCGAGACACTTAAAGCAGAGTCCCAGGGACAAATTAAGAGAAAGCAGGGTGGAGGAAGGGGGGCTGGCCGCACAGGAAAGCATCCTAGATCTGTTGGAGGACGTGGAGAATCCTACAAAAAGCCTTGA